One window from the genome of Rhodopseudomonas sp. P2A-2r encodes:
- a CDS encoding ABC transporter permease produces the protein MTDTALQAAPTHAARGYWATVGRRIVKDKVSMTCAAILLLILLGALFAPWLGLADPYQGSMIRRLRHIGTPNYPLGTDELGRDMFARLVYGGRLSLLIGILPVILAFVIGTSLGLVAGYVGGKLNTAIMRTVDVFYAFPSVLLAIAISGALGAGIVNSIVSLTIVFVPQITRVAESVTTGVRNADFVEAARASGADAFTIMRVHMLGNVLGTIFVYATGLISVSMILAAGLSFLGLGTKPPEPEWGLMLNTLRTAIYVNPWVAALPGAMIFAVSICFNLLSDGMRSAMDIRN, from the coding sequence ATGACCGACACCGCGCTGCAGGCAGCGCCTACGCACGCCGCCCGCGGCTACTGGGCCACGGTGGGCCGCCGTATTGTCAAAGACAAGGTCAGCATGACGTGCGCGGCGATCCTGCTGCTGATTCTGCTCGGCGCGTTGTTCGCGCCGTGGCTCGGCCTCGCCGATCCCTATCAGGGCTCGATGATCCGCCGGTTGCGCCACATCGGCACACCGAATTATCCACTCGGCACCGACGAGCTCGGCCGCGACATGTTTGCGCGATTGGTCTATGGCGGCCGGCTGTCACTGCTGATCGGCATCCTGCCGGTGATCCTGGCTTTCGTGATAGGCACCTCGCTCGGCCTCGTGGCCGGTTATGTCGGCGGCAAGCTCAACACCGCCATCATGCGCACGGTCGACGTGTTCTACGCCTTCCCCTCGGTGCTACTGGCCATCGCGATTTCCGGCGCGCTTGGCGCCGGTATCGTCAATTCCATCGTCTCTCTGACCATCGTGTTCGTGCCGCAGATCACCCGCGTCGCCGAGAGCGTCACCACCGGCGTTCGCAACGCCGACTTCGTCGAGGCCGCGCGAGCATCCGGCGCCGACGCCTTCACCATCATGCGGGTGCACATGCTCGGCAACGTGCTCGGCACCATCTTCGTGTATGCGACGGGGCTGATCTCGGTGTCGATGATTCTGGCCGCCGGCCTGTCGTTCCTCGGTCTCGGCACCAAGCCGCCGGAGCCGGAATGGGGCCTGATGCTCAACACGCTGCGCACCGCGATCTACGTCAATCCCTGGGTCGCGGCATTGCCCGGCGCGATGATTTTTGCAGTATCGATCTGTTTTAACCTGTTGAGTGATGGCATGCGCAGCGCCATGGACATCCGGAACTGA
- a CDS encoding ABC transporter substrate-binding protein, with protein MRIEKPTKSRLAMAIAMLSVATALTLPQAARAETVLRIGMTAADIPRTLGQPDQGFEGNRFTGNTMYDGLTMWDLSSATKASVVIPGLATEWKVDDADKKKWTFKLRPGVVFHDGSPFNADAVVWNVEKVLKQDAVQFDASQVGVTASRMPTLVSAKKIDDMTVELTTKEPDSFLPINLTNLYMVSPSKWQGFFDKAEGADAKAKSQAAWTAFAREPAGTGPWKMSKFTPRERLELAKNDAYWNKDRIPKVDKMLLLPMPEANARTAALLSGQVDWIEAPAPDAVKEITARGFKIEKNEQPHVWPWQFSRVEGSPWNDIRVRKAANLCIDREGLRDGLLAGLMVPATGTFEPGHPWRGKPTFQIKYDLKAAQALMKEAGYGPTKKLEVKTQTSASGSGQMLPLPMNEYLQQALAECYFDVKLDVIEWNTLFTNWRRGVKDPSANGSNATNVTYAAMDPFFALVRFLQSSMAPPVSNNWGYINNPKFDELVTKARTTFDPAARDEALAELNAASIDDAAFLYVAHDVGPRALSPKIKGFVQPKSWFVDFSPVSMTP; from the coding sequence ATGCGTATCGAGAAGCCGACCAAGAGCCGCCTTGCCATGGCGATCGCCATGCTGAGCGTTGCGACCGCGCTGACGCTGCCGCAGGCCGCGCGCGCCGAGACCGTGCTGCGCATCGGCATGACCGCCGCCGACATTCCGCGCACGTTGGGCCAGCCCGATCAGGGCTTTGAAGGCAATCGCTTTACCGGCAACACCATGTATGACGGCCTCACGATGTGGGATCTGTCGTCGGCAACCAAGGCGAGCGTGGTTATCCCCGGCCTGGCGACCGAATGGAAAGTCGATGACGCCGACAAGAAGAAGTGGACCTTCAAGCTGCGCCCCGGCGTCGTCTTTCACGATGGTTCGCCATTCAACGCCGATGCCGTGGTGTGGAACGTCGAGAAGGTGCTGAAGCAGGATGCCGTGCAGTTCGATGCCAGCCAGGTCGGCGTCACCGCCTCGCGTATGCCGACGCTGGTCTCCGCGAAGAAGATCGACGACATGACCGTCGAACTGACGACCAAGGAGCCAGACTCGTTCCTGCCGATCAATCTGACAAACCTTTATATGGTCAGCCCCAGCAAGTGGCAGGGCTTCTTCGACAAGGCCGAGGGCGCCGACGCCAAGGCGAAGTCGCAGGCGGCATGGACCGCCTTCGCGCGCGAACCGGCCGGCACCGGCCCGTGGAAGATGTCGAAGTTCACGCCGCGCGAGCGGCTCGAACTGGCGAAGAACGACGCCTACTGGAACAAGGATCGCATCCCCAAGGTCGACAAGATGCTGTTGCTGCCGATGCCGGAGGCCAATGCCCGCACCGCGGCGCTGCTGTCCGGCCAGGTCGACTGGATCGAGGCGCCGGCACCTGACGCGGTCAAGGAAATCACCGCCCGCGGCTTCAAGATCGAGAAGAACGAGCAGCCCCATGTCTGGCCGTGGCAGTTCTCGCGCGTCGAAGGCTCGCCGTGGAACGACATCCGCGTCCGCAAGGCCGCCAATCTCTGCATCGATCGCGAAGGCCTGCGCGATGGTTTGCTGGCCGGCTTGATGGTGCCCGCCACCGGCACCTTCGAACCCGGCCATCCCTGGCGCGGCAAGCCAACCTTCCAGATCAAGTACGACCTGAAGGCCGCGCAGGCGCTGATGAAGGAAGCCGGTTACGGTCCGACCAAGAAGCTTGAAGTCAAGACCCAGACTTCGGCGTCGGGCTCCGGCCAGATGCTGCCGCTGCCGATGAACGAATATCTGCAGCAGGCGCTGGCGGAGTGCTATTTCGACGTCAAGCTCGACGTCATCGAGTGGAATACGCTGTTCACCAACTGGCGCCGCGGCGTCAAGGATCCCAGCGCGAACGGCTCCAACGCCACCAACGTCACTTATGCGGCGATGGACCCGTTCTTCGCATTGGTGCGCTTCCTGCAGTCATCCATGGCGCCGCCGGTCTCCAACAACTGGGGCTATATCAATAACCCGAAGTTCGACGAGCTGGTGACCAAGGCCCGCACCACCTTCGATCCTGCTGCGCGTGACGAGGCTCTGGCCGAGTTGAACGCCGCCTCGATCGACGATGCAGCGTTCCTCTATGTCGCCCATGACGTTGGTCCGCGCGCGCTGAGCCCGAAGATCAAGGGCTTTGTGCAGCCAAAGAGCTGGTTCGTCGACTTCTCGCCGGTGTCGATGACGCCGTAG
- a CDS encoding amidase, whose translation MSVTEPALLSLTEIADAIANKKISSREATKSCLDRTAKWQSSLNAFMSIEADAALAAADAADAALAKGQSKGVLHGVPLAHKDMYYDEGHVVTCGSHIRRDWVATTTSTALQRLKDAGTVRLGSLQMVEFAYGPTGHNAHYGAVHNPWHVDHVTGGSSSGSGSAVAARLTFAALGSDTGGSIRLPAHFCGVTGLKTTVGLISRAGAMPLSQSLDTVGPLARTVEDCALLTGLMAGADPLDPTTSTRAVPNYMAATHASAKGMTVGIPKAFYVEDLDDGTAQALQDTIATLKREGVHVVEVDLPDQRQLSAACQLLIVTEAAAIHKRWMVERPQDYGPQILARLQNGFGISGVTYLETMRWRGPALAAHLAAVAGVDAVLAPVSPAAAPTILETDVGNSLDAEAMIQRVTRFTRPINYLGLPALSIPTGFTSSKLPIGMQLIGRPFDEATVLTIGAAFQRATDFHTQCPELA comes from the coding sequence ATGAGCGTCACCGAACCCGCATTGCTGTCGCTGACCGAAATAGCCGACGCCATTGCCAACAAGAAGATCTCGTCGCGCGAAGCGACAAAGTCATGTCTCGACCGGACCGCCAAATGGCAGTCGAGCCTCAATGCGTTCATGTCGATCGAGGCCGATGCTGCGCTGGCCGCTGCCGATGCCGCCGACGCAGCGCTCGCCAAGGGGCAGAGCAAGGGCGTGCTGCACGGCGTGCCGCTGGCGCACAAGGACATGTATTACGACGAAGGCCATGTGGTCACTTGCGGCTCGCACATCCGCCGCGACTGGGTCGCGACCACGACGTCGACGGCGCTGCAGCGGCTGAAGGACGCCGGCACCGTGCGCCTCGGCTCTCTGCAGATGGTGGAATTCGCCTATGGCCCCACCGGCCACAACGCGCATTACGGCGCGGTGCATAATCCGTGGCATGTGGATCACGTCACCGGCGGCTCGTCGTCGGGTTCGGGCTCCGCCGTCGCTGCCCGTTTGACATTTGCGGCATTGGGCTCCGACACTGGCGGTTCGATCCGGTTGCCGGCGCATTTCTGCGGCGTCACCGGATTGAAGACCACCGTGGGCCTGATCAGCCGCGCCGGCGCCATGCCGCTGTCGCAGTCGCTCGACACCGTCGGCCCGCTGGCCCGCACCGTCGAGGATTGCGCGCTGCTCACCGGCCTGATGGCCGGCGCCGATCCGCTCGATCCGACCACCAGCACGCGCGCGGTGCCGAACTACATGGCGGCCACGCACGCGTCGGCCAAGGGCATGACCGTCGGCATTCCCAAGGCGTTCTACGTCGAGGATCTCGATGACGGCACGGCGCAGGCCCTGCAGGACACCATTGCAACGCTGAAGCGCGAGGGCGTTCATGTGGTCGAGGTCGACCTGCCGGACCAGCGACAGCTTTCGGCGGCTTGCCAGTTGCTGATCGTCACCGAGGCTGCCGCGATTCACAAACGCTGGATGGTCGAGCGGCCGCAGGACTATGGCCCGCAGATCCTGGCACGGCTGCAGAACGGCTTCGGCATTTCCGGCGTGACCTATCTGGAAACCATGCGCTGGCGCGGTCCGGCGCTGGCGGCTCATCTCGCCGCGGTCGCCGGCGTGGATGCAGTTCTGGCGCCGGTTTCGCCGGCCGCGGCACCAACCATTCTGGAAACGGATGTCGGCAACAGTCTGGACGCCGAGGCGATGATCCAGCGGGTGACACGCTTCACCCGCCCGATCAACTACCTCGGCCTGCCGGCGCTCTCGATTCCGACCGGCTTCACTTCCAGCAAGTTGCCGATAGGCATGCAGCTGATCGGTCGACCGTTCGATGAAGCCACCGTGCTGACCATCGGCGCCGCGTTCCAGCGGGCGACTGATTTCCACACCCAATGCCCGGAGCTTGCATGA
- a CDS encoding ABC transporter permease, protein MFVYIARRIVYVIPVVISVALVCFLLVHITPGDPLVAILPADASQELAAQLRIAYGFDRPLPVQFGLWLWRALHGDLGASIATGRPVLAEVLRAVGNTVTLAIAAALIGFTLGLLFGLISGYFRDTWIDKVSTSIAIAGVSVPHYWLGMVLVIIFSVQLNWLPAVGAGPGGSGSWAWDWDHIKYLVLPAITTSVIPMGIITRTVRALTGDILSQDFVEALRAKGLREKSVFRHVIKNAAPTALAVMGLQLGYMLGGSILIETVFSWPGSGLLLNSAIFQRDLPLLQGTILVLALFFVFLNLLVDIAQAAIDPRIKRN, encoded by the coding sequence TTGTTCGTCTATATCGCGCGCCGCATCGTTTATGTGATTCCGGTCGTCATCAGCGTGGCGCTGGTGTGCTTCCTGCTGGTGCACATCACGCCGGGTGATCCGCTTGTCGCCATCCTTCCCGCTGACGCCTCGCAGGAACTCGCGGCGCAATTGCGTATCGCCTATGGCTTCGACCGGCCGCTGCCGGTGCAGTTCGGCCTGTGGCTGTGGCGCGCTCTGCATGGCGACCTCGGCGCCTCCATCGCCACCGGCCGCCCGGTGCTCGCCGAAGTGCTGCGTGCGGTCGGCAACACCGTGACGCTGGCGATCGCCGCCGCATTGATCGGCTTCACGCTCGGCCTGCTCTTTGGGCTGATCTCCGGCTATTTCCGCGACACCTGGATCGACAAAGTCTCGACCTCGATCGCCATCGCCGGCGTCTCGGTGCCGCATTACTGGCTCGGCATGGTGCTGGTCATCATATTCTCGGTGCAGCTGAACTGGCTGCCGGCGGTGGGCGCGGGGCCGGGCGGCTCCGGCTCCTGGGCCTGGGATTGGGACCACATCAAATATCTGGTGCTGCCGGCAATCACCACCTCGGTGATTCCGATGGGTATCATCACCCGCACCGTGCGCGCCCTGACCGGCGACATTCTCTCGCAGGATTTCGTCGAGGCGCTGCGCGCCAAAGGCCTGCGTGAGAAAAGCGTGTTTCGCCACGTCATCAAGAATGCCGCACCGACCGCGCTTGCGGTGATGGGCCTGCAACTCGGCTATATGCTCGGCGGCTCGATCTTGATCGAGACGGTGTTCTCGTGGCCGGGCTCCGGCCTGCTGCTGAACTCGGCGATCTTCCAGCGCGACCTGCCGCTGCTGCAGGGCACCATCCTGGTGCTGGCGCTGTTCTTCGTCTTCCTCAATCTCCTGGTCGATATCGCGCAGGCCGCGATCGATCCGCGCATCAAGCGGAACTGA
- a CDS encoding alpha-amylase family glycosyl hydrolase, which translates to MNIAATVWWQAGTIYQIYPRSFQDANGDGIGDLTGIIGRLPYLTRLGVDAIWLSPIFPSPMADFGYDISDYIGIDPIFGTSADFDALVAAAHGQRLKLILDLVPNHTSDQHPWFLESRGSRDNPKRDWYIWRDPKPDGSAPNNWMSEFGGSAWQFDDATGQYYYHAFLDKQPDLNWRNPEVRHAIYEVMRFWLRRGVDGFRVDVIWHLIKDGEFRDNPVNPNFNAGRPPHEAVLTLHSADQPEVQEVVAEMRRVVDEFDDRVLIGEVYLPVERLVAYYGKDLSGANLPFNFALLSAPWNAREIAALIDRYEQALPLGAWPNWVLGNHDRPRVASRVGAAQARVAAMLLLTLRGTPTLYYGDEIGMRQVAIPAERVQDPFEKNVPGIGVGRDGCRTPMQWGATDNAGFTSGEPWLPLADDFATDNAAAFASDPHSILSLYVKLIDLRKHTLELVFGDYVPLQTAGDVLAYLRVYDGRALLVALNFSSEAASMHVEGEGGEIALTTELDRRGENVSGVLELRGNEGVIVRLR; encoded by the coding sequence ATGAATATTGCAGCGACCGTCTGGTGGCAGGCCGGCACCATCTATCAGATCTATCCGCGCTCGTTCCAGGACGCCAATGGCGACGGCATCGGCGATCTCACCGGTATTATCGGCCGGCTGCCGTATCTGACCCGTCTCGGGGTTGATGCGATCTGGCTGTCGCCGATCTTTCCATCGCCCATGGCCGATTTCGGCTACGACATTTCCGACTATATCGGCATCGATCCGATCTTCGGTACATCTGCGGATTTCGACGCGCTGGTAGCGGCGGCCCATGGCCAGCGCCTCAAACTGATCCTTGACCTCGTGCCGAACCACACCTCGGATCAGCATCCGTGGTTTCTTGAGAGTCGAGGCTCGCGCGACAACCCGAAGCGCGACTGGTACATCTGGCGCGATCCGAAGCCGGACGGATCGGCACCGAACAACTGGATGTCGGAATTCGGTGGCAGCGCCTGGCAGTTCGACGACGCCACCGGGCAATATTACTATCACGCCTTCCTCGACAAGCAGCCAGATCTGAACTGGCGCAATCCGGAGGTGCGTCATGCTATCTACGAGGTGATGCGATTCTGGCTGCGCCGCGGCGTCGATGGCTTTCGCGTCGACGTGATATGGCACCTGATCAAGGATGGCGAGTTCCGCGACAATCCGGTGAATCCGAACTTCAACGCCGGGCGGCCGCCGCATGAGGCGGTGCTGACGCTGCATTCGGCCGACCAGCCGGAGGTCCAGGAGGTGGTGGCCGAGATGCGCCGCGTCGTCGACGAATTCGACGACCGCGTACTGATCGGCGAGGTGTATCTTCCGGTCGAGCGGCTGGTGGCCTACTACGGCAAGGACCTCAGCGGCGCCAACCTGCCTTTCAATTTTGCGCTGTTGTCGGCGCCGTGGAATGCCCGCGAGATCGCGGCGCTGATCGATCGCTACGAGCAGGCACTGCCGCTCGGCGCGTGGCCCAACTGGGTGCTCGGCAATCACGACCGTCCGCGCGTCGCAAGTCGCGTGGGCGCCGCGCAAGCCCGCGTCGCCGCCATGCTGCTGCTGACGTTGAGGGGCACGCCGACGCTCTACTATGGTGACGAGATCGGCATGCGCCAGGTGGCGATCCCGGCCGAGCGGGTGCAGGATCCGTTCGAGAAGAATGTGCCCGGTATCGGCGTCGGCCGCGACGGCTGTCGTACCCCGATGCAATGGGGCGCGACCGACAACGCCGGCTTTACCTCGGGCGAGCCATGGTTGCCGCTCGCGGACGATTTCGCCACCGACAACGCGGCTGCATTCGCCAGCGATCCGCACTCCATCCTCAGTCTCTACGTCAAGCTGATCGACCTGCGCAAGCATACGCTCGAGCTTGTTTTTGGCGACTATGTCCCCCTTCAAACCGCCGGCGACGTCCTGGCCTATCTTCGTGTCTATGACGGCAGGGCCCTGCTGGTGGCGCTCAATTTCAGCAGCGAGGCGGCATCGATGCATGTGGAAGGCGAGGGCGGCGAAATCGCGCTGACGACGGAGTTGGATCGCAGGGGTGAGAACGTCTCCGGCGTGCTGGAGCTGCGCGGCAATGAAGGCGTGATTGTCCGGTTGCGTTAG
- a CDS encoding ABC transporter substrate-binding protein, whose product MRVRNSIFVAAIAAVLGAAAPAQAESVVRYGISMADIPLTTGQPDRGAGAYQFTGYTIYDPLVAWEMDVSDRPGKLIPGLATEWKVDPADKTKWRFTLRQGVKFHDGSDFNADAVVWNLDKVLNEKAPQFDKRQSAQVKTRLPSVASYAKIDDNTVEITTKTVDSFFPYQMLWFLVSSPAQYEKVGKDWDKFAASPSGTGPFKLTKLVPRELAELSKNPDYWDKKRLAKVDKLVLVPMPEALTRTNALLAGQVDLIETPAPDAVPQLKSAGMKIVDNVTPHVWNYHLSVLPGSPWTDVRLRKALNLAIDRDAVVGLMNGLAKPAIGQVDPSSPWFGKPTFKIKYDLAEAKKLVKEAGYGPDKPLKATFIIANGGTGQMLSLPMNEFLQQSFKEIGVDVEFKVVELEVLYTAWRKGAADESMKGITANNIAYVTSDPLYAIVRFFDSRQIAPVGVNWGGYKNPKVDALIDEAKNNFDPAKQDELLAQAHALIVDDAVLVWVVHDTNPHALSPKVKKFVQAQHWFQDLTTISMD is encoded by the coding sequence ATGCGCGTTCGGAATTCAATATTTGTCGCGGCCATCGCCGCCGTGCTGGGTGCTGCCGCACCGGCGCAAGCCGAGTCGGTGGTGCGCTATGGCATCTCGATGGCGGACATCCCGCTGACCACAGGTCAGCCCGATCGCGGCGCAGGTGCCTATCAATTCACCGGCTACACCATCTACGACCCGCTGGTGGCTTGGGAGATGGACGTCTCCGATCGTCCGGGCAAGCTGATCCCCGGGCTGGCCACCGAGTGGAAGGTCGATCCCGCCGACAAGACCAAGTGGCGCTTCACCCTGCGCCAGGGCGTCAAATTTCACGACGGCAGCGATTTCAACGCCGACGCCGTGGTGTGGAATCTGGACAAGGTGCTGAACGAGAAGGCACCGCAGTTCGACAAGCGCCAGAGCGCGCAGGTCAAGACCCGCCTGCCCTCGGTCGCCAGCTACGCCAAGATCGACGACAATACCGTCGAGATCACCACCAAGACCGTCGATTCATTCTTCCCGTACCAGATGCTCTGGTTCCTGGTCTCGAGCCCGGCGCAATACGAAAAGGTCGGCAAGGACTGGGACAAGTTCGCAGCGTCTCCCTCCGGCACCGGGCCGTTCAAACTGACAAAACTGGTGCCGCGCGAACTCGCCGAACTCTCGAAGAATCCGGACTACTGGGACAAGAAGCGCCTCGCCAAGGTCGACAAGCTGGTTCTGGTGCCGATGCCCGAAGCTCTCACGCGCACCAACGCGCTGCTCGCCGGCCAGGTCGACCTGATCGAGACCCCGGCGCCGGACGCCGTGCCGCAGCTGAAGTCGGCCGGCATGAAGATCGTCGACAACGTCACGCCGCATGTCTGGAATTATCATCTCAGCGTGCTGCCGGGCTCACCGTGGACCGATGTCCGCCTGCGCAAGGCGCTCAATCTCGCCATCGACCGCGACGCCGTGGTCGGCCTGATGAACGGTCTCGCCAAGCCGGCCATCGGCCAGGTCGATCCGTCCTCCCCGTGGTTCGGCAAACCGACCTTCAAGATCAAGTATGACCTCGCCGAAGCCAAGAAGCTGGTGAAGGAAGCCGGCTACGGACCGGACAAGCCGCTGAAGGCGACGTTCATCATCGCCAATGGCGGCACCGGCCAGATGCTGTCGCTGCCGATGAACGAATTCCTGCAGCAGAGTTTTAAGGAAATCGGCGTCGACGTCGAGTTCAAGGTGGTCGAACTCGAAGTGCTGTACACTGCCTGGCGCAAGGGCGCGGCCGACGAGAGCATGAAGGGCATCACCGCGAACAACATCGCTTACGTGACCTCCGATCCGCTCTACGCCATCGTGCGCTTCTTCGACTCCCGCCAGATCGCGCCGGTCGGCGTCAACTGGGGCGGCTACAAGAACCCGAAGGTCGATGCGCTGATCGACGAGGCCAAGAACAACTTCGATCCGGCGAAGCAGGATGAGCTGCTGGCGCAGGCACATGCGCTGATCGTCGATGACGCCGTACTGGTCTGGGTCGTGCACGACACCAACCCGCATGCGCTGTCGCCGAAGGTGAAGAAGTTCGTGCAGGCGCAGCACTGGTTCCAGGACCTGACCACGATCAGCATGGACTGA
- a CDS encoding ABC transporter ATP-binding protein encodes MTEIIEPIDKLEPLPDIGGVAQPLLRVDGLTKHFPVRGGLFAKSKTVRAVDNVSFDIAKGETVGIVGESGCGKSTTARLLMHLMERNSGDIIYDGRAVGRELTLRELRRGMQMVFQDSYASLNPRLTIEESIAFGPKVHGMAEGASRALARELLGKVGLRPENFANRYPHEISGGQRQRVNIARALALSPRLVILDEAVSALDKSVEAQVLNLLVDLKREFGLTYLFISHDLNVVRYISDRVLVMYLGEVVELGPVDNVWDRPAHPYTRALLAAMPSSDPDNRTQTPPITGDPPNPIDPPSGCRFHTRCPFAEAVCSGESPKLTDIDATGHQVACYMFIPGASHSKAPAAGAMPS; translated from the coding sequence ATGACCGAAATCATCGAACCCATCGACAAGCTCGAACCGTTGCCGGACATCGGCGGCGTCGCGCAGCCGCTGCTTCGCGTGGATGGCCTCACAAAACACTTTCCGGTGCGCGGCGGGCTGTTTGCCAAGAGCAAGACCGTGCGTGCCGTCGATAACGTATCGTTCGACATCGCCAAGGGCGAGACCGTCGGCATCGTCGGTGAATCCGGCTGCGGCAAATCGACCACCGCGCGACTGCTGATGCACCTGATGGAGCGCAATTCCGGCGACATCATCTATGACGGCCGCGCCGTCGGCCGCGAGCTGACGTTGCGCGAACTGCGCCGCGGCATGCAGATGGTGTTCCAGGACAGCTACGCCTCGCTTAATCCGCGCCTCACTATCGAGGAATCGATTGCGTTCGGGCCGAAGGTCCACGGCATGGCAGAAGGCGCGTCGCGGGCACTGGCGCGCGAGCTGCTGGGGAAGGTCGGCTTGCGGCCGGAGAATTTCGCCAACCGCTATCCGCACGAGATTTCCGGCGGCCAGCGCCAGCGCGTCAATATCGCGCGTGCGCTCGCGTTGTCGCCGCGCCTCGTCATTCTCGATGAGGCCGTGTCGGCGCTCGACAAGTCGGTCGAAGCCCAGGTGCTCAACCTCCTGGTCGACCTGAAGCGCGAATTCGGCCTGACCTATCTGTTCATCAGCCACGATCTCAATGTGGTCCGCTACATCTCCGACCGTGTGCTGGTGATGTATCTCGGCGAGGTCGTCGAACTCGGCCCGGTCGACAATGTCTGGGACAGGCCCGCGCATCCCTATACGCGCGCACTGCTGGCGGCGATGCCGTCGTCGGACCCTGACAACCGCACCCAGACCCCGCCGATCACCGGCGATCCGCCGAACCCGATCGATCCACCGTCCGGCTGCCGTTTTCACACGCGCTGTCCGTTCGCCGAGGCGGTATGCTCCGGTGAAAGCCCGAAGCTGACCGATATCGACGCGACCGGACATCAGGTCGCTTGCTACATGTTCATTCCGGGCGCCAGCCACAGCAAGGCGCCAGCCGCAGGAGCCATGCCGTCATGA
- a CDS encoding alpha-amylase family protein — protein MIDDLWYKNAVFYCLSVGSFMDADGDGVGDFKGLTRRLDYLHGLGVTAIWLMPFQPSPGKDDGYDISDYYGVDPRYGTLGDFVEFTHGCHQRGIRVIIDLVVNHTSDQHSWFKEAKSSPDSKYRDWYVWSDKKPANANKGMVFPGVQKSTWTHDKEAKAWFFHRFYDFQPDLNTSNPHVQAEILKIMGFWLQLGVSGFRMDAVPFVIATKGPKVNKPTEQYDMLRAFREFLQWRKGDAIILAEANVEPETDMEYFGDDGDRMQMMFNFHVNQNLFYALASADSRPLAGALKVTKPRPATAQWGLFLRNHDELDLGRLTDAQRQTVFAKFGPDKSMQLYDRGIRRRLAPMLGGDRRRLELAYSLMYTLPGTPVLRYGDEIGMGDDLSLPERNCARTPMQWSTEPHAGFTKNAKPKNPVIDSGPYGYPHVNVAMQRRDPNSMLNWTERMIRMRKEVPEVGWGDFQIIATRNPAVLAIRYDWRNNSVLFVHNLDDKPHEVSFAVGLGTDQDNSLINLLTEDHSHADDKGRHRLMLEAYAYRWFRVGGLDYLLKRSDIDGDADPHPE, from the coding sequence ATGATCGACGATCTCTGGTACAAGAACGCCGTCTTCTATTGCCTGTCGGTGGGCAGCTTCATGGATGCCGACGGCGACGGGGTCGGCGACTTCAAGGGCCTGACGCGAAGGCTGGATTATCTGCACGGGCTCGGCGTCACCGCGATCTGGCTGATGCCGTTCCAGCCCTCGCCGGGCAAGGACGACGGCTACGACATCTCCGACTACTACGGTGTCGATCCGCGCTACGGCACGCTCGGCGACTTCGTCGAATTTACCCATGGCTGTCACCAGCGCGGCATCCGCGTCATCATCGACCTGGTGGTCAATCATACCTCGGACCAGCACAGCTGGTTCAAGGAAGCCAAAAGCTCGCCGGACTCGAAGTATCGCGACTGGTACGTCTGGTCCGACAAGAAGCCCGCCAATGCCAACAAAGGCATGGTGTTTCCCGGCGTGCAAAAATCAACCTGGACCCACGACAAAGAAGCCAAAGCGTGGTTCTTCCATCGCTTCTATGACTTCCAGCCAGACCTCAACACCTCGAACCCCCATGTGCAGGCCGAGATCCTCAAGATCATGGGATTTTGGCTACAGCTCGGCGTGTCCGGCTTCCGCATGGACGCAGTCCCGTTCGTGATCGCGACCAAGGGGCCGAAGGTCAACAAGCCGACTGAGCAATACGACATGCTGCGCGCCTTCCGCGAATTCCTGCAGTGGCGCAAGGGCGACGCCATCATCCTCGCCGAAGCCAATGTCGAGCCCGAGACCGACATGGAATATTTCGGCGATGACGGCGATCGCATGCAGATGATGTTCAATTTCCACGTCAACCAGAACCTGTTTTACGCGCTGGCGTCTGCCGATTCGCGTCCGCTGGCCGGCGCGCTGAAAGTCACCAAGCCGCGGCCGGCGACGGCGCAATGGGGCTTGTTCCTGCGCAACCACGACGAACTCGATCTCGGACGGCTGACCGACGCGCAACGCCAGACCGTGTTCGCCAAATTCGGCCCGGACAAGTCGATGCAGCTCTACGACCGCGGCATCCGCCGCCGCCTCGCGCCGATGCTCGGCGGCGACCGCCGGCGGCTCGAGCTTGCCTACAGCCTGATGTACACTCTGCCGGGTACGCCGGTGCTGCGCTATGGCGACGAGATCGGCATGGGCGACGACCTCTCGCTGCCGGAGCGCAATTGCGCACGCACACCGATGCAATGGTCGACCGAACCGCATGCCGGCTTCACCAAGAATGCCAAGCCGAAGAACCCGGTGATCGACAGCGGGCCCTACGGCTACCCGCACGTCAACGTCGCCATGCAGCGCCGCGACCCCAACTCGATGCTGAACTGGACCGAACGCATGATCCGCATGCGCAAGGAGGTGCCCGAGGTCGGTTGGGGCGACTTCCAGATCATCGCCACGCGCAATCCCGCGGTGCTGGCGATCCGCTACGACTGGCGCAATAATTCGGTGCTGTTCGTGCACAACCTCGACGACAAGCCGCACGAGGTGAGCTTCGCGGTCGGGCTTGGCACCGACCAGGACAACAGCCTGATCAACCTGCTCACGGAAGACCACAGCCACGCCGACGACAAGGGCAGGCACAGGCTGATGCTCGAAGCCTATGCCTATCGCTGGTTCCGCGTCGGCGGCCTCGACTATCTGCTCAAACGAAGCGATATCGACGGCGACGCCGATCCGCATCCGGAGTAG